The Anomaloglossus baeobatrachus isolate aAnoBae1 unplaced genomic scaffold, aAnoBae1.hap1 Scaffold_2869, whole genome shotgun sequence genome contains a region encoding:
- the LOC142266569 gene encoding gastrula zinc finger protein XlCGF66.1-like — translation MAERIFHLTLEILFRLTGEDYTVVKKTSSERCQAPVSEGWGRPLSPITGPPPHPPIHEDINDQKILEVTYKMIELLTGEVPIRCQDVTVYFSMEEWEYLEGHKDLYKDVMMEVPQPLTSPVLSSKRTTPERCPRPLLPQNCKQEDPDVPQDHQVPTISDPLSGDLL, via the exons atggcggagaggatattccacctcaccctagagatcctcttccggcttactggagag gattacacagtagtgaagaagacctctagtgagcgctgtcaggcccctgtgtctgagggatggggaagacccctgagcccaatcacggggcctccacctcaccccccaatacatgaggacatcaatgaccagaagatcctagaagtcacctacaagatgattgagctgctgactggagag gttcctataaggtgtcaggacgtcaccgtctatttctccatggaggagtgggagtatttagaaggacataaagatctgtacaaggacgtcatgatggaggttccccagcccctcacatcaccag ttctatccagtaagaggacaacaccagagagatgtccccgtcctcttctcccacagaactgtaaacaagaagatcccgatgttcctcaggaccatcag